A genomic stretch from Chitinophaga agri includes:
- a CDS encoding ribonuclease HII, whose amino-acid sequence MLRSYHQKDIAFEAGCDEAGRGCLAGPVFAAAVILPPKFKNKLLNDSKQLKASDRDKLRLVVEKEAIAYAVASVDNVEIDRINILKASFRAMHLALEQLKQQPGYILVDGNRFVQYGNVPHACIIKGDGIYASIAAASILAKTYRDEYMHKLHEEYPHFGWLENKGYPTLQHRDAIRLHGDTPYHRKSFRLLPVQPELDFGAPVAEYTVVKVVSPEEPQG is encoded by the coding sequence TTGTTACGTTCGTATCACCAAAAAGATATTGCTTTTGAAGCCGGCTGCGATGAAGCCGGAAGGGGTTGTCTTGCCGGACCAGTGTTTGCGGCGGCAGTTATCCTGCCACCCAAATTTAAAAATAAGCTGCTGAATGATTCGAAGCAGCTAAAGGCGTCCGACCGGGATAAACTGCGTCTGGTAGTGGAAAAGGAAGCAATAGCCTATGCGGTAGCCAGTGTGGATAACGTGGAAATAGACAGGATCAACATCCTGAAGGCCTCTTTCCGGGCCATGCACCTGGCGTTGGAACAACTAAAGCAACAGCCTGGTTATATATTGGTCGATGGTAACCGTTTTGTACAATATGGCAACGTACCACATGCCTGTATTATAAAAGGTGATGGTATTTACGCTTCGATAGCAGCAGCGTCCATTCTGGCCAAGACTTACAGAGACGAGTACATGCACAAACTGCATGAAGAATATCCGCATTTTGGCTGGCTGGAAAACAAGGGGTATCCTACCTTACAGCACCGGGATGCGATCCGTTTACACGGTGATACGCCTTATCACCGGAAATCATTTAGATTGTTGCCTGTCCAGCCTGAGCTGGATTTCGGCGCTCCTGTAGCGGAGTATACAGTTGTGAAGGTGGTGTCCCCGGAGGAACCACAAGGTTAG
- the rpoN gene encoding RNA polymerase factor sigma-54 yields the protein MLKQTQQQKLLQKLSPQQIQLMKLLQVPTAVLEERIKEELEENPALEYGEDAHEDEFKDPQDEYSSSEDGESDEFEPDGSENEYDNIDISEYVSEGDDDIADYKLRDDNYPDQDENKTIPVRVETSFHEHLLEQLGMLELDERQNAIAEQIIGSIDDDGYLRREVSAIVDDLSFSQNVSTDEEEIKDLIRKIQDFDPPGICATDLKECLLLQLKRKPQDDEGVIGAYQILENYFDEFTKKHYEKIQKGLNMNDETLKEAISQIIRLTPKPGGNYATLNKAESYVVPDFFILNNNGKLELTLNSKNAPDLRISEGYRDMLKEYDRGDKKDKRQKEAVLFIKQKIDAAKWFIDAIKQRQHTLLSTMESIMGYQREFFLTGDETTMRPMILKDIADITQLDISTVSRVANSKYVQTEFGTFKLKFFFSESLSTDSGEEVSTREVKKILSDLIEGENKRKPLSDENLTKMLQDKGYNIARRTVAKYREQLNIPVARLRKEL from the coding sequence ATGTTAAAGCAGACACAACAGCAGAAACTTTTACAAAAATTGTCGCCGCAGCAGATTCAGCTAATGAAACTGCTTCAGGTGCCTACAGCTGTTCTTGAAGAGAGAATCAAGGAAGAGCTGGAGGAAAACCCTGCCCTGGAATATGGGGAAGACGCGCATGAGGACGAATTTAAAGACCCGCAGGACGAATATAGCAGTAGTGAAGATGGGGAGAGTGATGAGTTTGAGCCTGACGGGAGTGAAAATGAATACGATAATATTGACATTTCCGAATATGTAAGTGAAGGAGATGATGACATCGCTGATTATAAACTCAGGGATGACAACTATCCGGACCAGGATGAGAATAAAACGATACCGGTCAGGGTGGAGACCTCTTTTCACGAGCACCTGTTGGAACAACTGGGCATGCTGGAACTGGATGAACGGCAGAACGCTATTGCCGAGCAGATCATTGGCAGCATTGATGATGATGGTTATCTGCGTCGTGAAGTAAGTGCGATCGTTGATGACCTGTCCTTTTCCCAGAATGTATCGACAGATGAAGAAGAAATTAAAGACCTGATCCGTAAGATCCAGGATTTCGATCCGCCAGGCATCTGTGCAACTGATCTGAAGGAGTGCCTGTTGCTGCAGCTGAAACGTAAGCCACAGGACGATGAGGGGGTAATAGGCGCATATCAGATCCTGGAGAATTACTTCGATGAGTTTACCAAGAAGCACTACGAGAAGATCCAGAAAGGGCTGAATATGAACGATGAAACGCTGAAGGAAGCTATCAGCCAGATCATCAGACTGACGCCGAAACCGGGAGGTAACTATGCGACGCTGAATAAGGCGGAAAGTTATGTCGTACCTGACTTCTTTATTCTGAACAATAACGGCAAACTGGAGCTGACGCTGAACTCAAAGAACGCACCTGACCTGCGTATTTCTGAAGGGTACAGGGACATGCTGAAAGAGTATGACCGTGGCGACAAGAAAGATAAACGCCAGAAAGAGGCTGTGTTGTTCATCAAACAAAAGATCGATGCTGCTAAATGGTTCATTGATGCCATCAAGCAAAGGCAACATACCCTTTTGTCTACTATGGAATCTATCATGGGCTACCAGCGTGAGTTCTTCCTGACAGGAGATGAAACCACGATGCGTCCGATGATCCTGAAAGATATAGCCGACATTACCCAGCTGGATATTTCAACGGTAAGCCGTGTGGCGAACAGTAAATATGTGCAGACGGAGTTCGGTACCTTCAAGCTGAAATTCTTTTTCAGCGAATCATTGTCAACTGACAGCGGTGAGGAAGTATCCACCCGTGAGGTGAAGAAGATTCTTTCCGACCTGATAGAAGGCGAAAACAAGCGTAAACCACTGAGCGACGAAAATCTTACCAAAATGCTGCAGGACAAAGGGTATAATATCGCCCGCAGAACTGTTGCCAAGTACCGTGAGCAGTTAAATATTCCGGTAGCGAGGTTGAGAAAGGAGCTTTAA
- the recA gene encoding recombinase RecA, whose amino-acid sequence MSTANTDKLKALRLTMDKIEKDFGKGSVMMMGEKGTEPMEVISTGSLGLDIALGIGGFPKGRIIEIYGPESSGKTTVAIHTIAEAQKKGGICAIIDAEHAFDSSYAQRLGVDVDSLLISQPDHGEQALEIADRLILSGAVDVVVIDSVAALVPKGELEGEMGESKMGLQARLMSQALRKLTATISKTNCCCIFINQLREKIGVMFGNPETTTGGNALKFYASVRLDIRRMTQLKDGDEAVGNRVKVKVVKNKVAPPFRQAEFDIIFGQGISKVGEIIDMGVEYGIVQKSGSWFSYESNKLGQGRDAVKQLLLDNPEVAIEIEGKIKAKLAEQQAAAQ is encoded by the coding sequence ATGTCTACAGCCAATACTGACAAACTCAAGGCGCTTCGCCTTACGATGGACAAGATCGAGAAAGATTTCGGAAAGGGATCTGTGATGATGATGGGCGAGAAAGGCACAGAACCAATGGAAGTTATATCAACTGGTTCCCTGGGTCTGGATATAGCACTAGGTATCGGTGGTTTCCCTAAAGGAAGAATTATAGAAATATATGGTCCGGAGTCTTCTGGTAAGACAACGGTAGCTATTCATACAATTGCAGAGGCCCAGAAAAAGGGTGGTATCTGCGCAATTATAGATGCGGAACACGCATTCGACAGCAGCTATGCTCAGAGACTGGGTGTAGATGTAGATTCGCTGCTGATCTCTCAGCCAGATCATGGTGAGCAGGCACTGGAAATTGCCGATCGTCTGATCCTTTCCGGTGCGGTAGATGTGGTTGTAATTGACTCCGTTGCGGCCCTGGTACCAAAAGGTGAACTGGAAGGTGAAATGGGTGAGAGCAAAATGGGTTTACAGGCACGTCTGATGTCACAGGCGCTGCGTAAACTGACCGCCACTATTTCAAAAACAAACTGCTGCTGCATATTCATTAACCAGCTGCGTGAAAAAATAGGAGTGATGTTTGGTAATCCGGAGACTACAACCGGTGGTAACGCGCTCAAATTCTACGCTTCCGTGCGTTTGGATATTCGTCGTATGACACAGTTGAAAGATGGTGATGAAGCCGTTGGTAACCGCGTTAAAGTAAAAGTAGTAAAGAACAAAGTTGCACCTCCCTTCCGCCAGGCTGAATTTGATATCATCTTCGGACAAGGTATTTCCAAAGTCGGAGAGATTATCGATATGGGTGTTGAATACGGCATAGTTCAAAAAAGCGGCAGCTGGTTCAGTTATGAATCTAACAAGCTGGGCCAGGGCCGTGATGCCGTGAAACAATTACTGCTGGATAATCCGGAAGTAGCTATTGAGATCGAAGGTAAGATCAAAGCAAAATTAGCTGAGCAGCAAGCTGCAGCACAATAA
- a CDS encoding DNA-3-methyladenine glycosylase family protein — protein MRQSPEAHLVHLNKDKKLAGIITEPLPALTIRKNIALRLIGSIMSQQLSVKVATVIYTRFLALYDGKEPTAQQILDTPAATLRGIGLSNAKVGYVHNVARFTVEEKLTDQRLKKMEDEEVITYLTQIKGVGRWTVEMLLMFYLCREDVFAVDDLGLQQAMIKLYKLDPTDKKALKEKLLKISHKWAPYRTYASRYLWAWKDRK, from the coding sequence ATGAGACAGTCACCCGAAGCTCACTTAGTACATCTCAACAAGGATAAAAAGCTGGCGGGCATTATTACTGAGCCACTACCAGCGCTGACCATCAGGAAAAATATTGCCTTACGGCTGATCGGCTCTATTATGAGTCAGCAGTTAAGCGTAAAAGTTGCCACGGTCATCTATACACGTTTCCTTGCTTTATATGATGGTAAAGAGCCTACTGCGCAACAGATCCTCGACACGCCGGCAGCGACATTACGTGGTATCGGATTATCAAATGCGAAAGTGGGTTATGTACACAATGTGGCGCGGTTTACTGTGGAAGAAAAACTCACAGATCAGCGGCTTAAAAAAATGGAAGATGAGGAGGTCATCACTTACCTGACCCAGATCAAGGGAGTAGGCCGCTGGACAGTAGAAATGTTGTTGATGTTTTATTTATGCCGGGAGGATGTATTCGCAGTAGATGATCTGGGGTTACAGCAGGCGATGATCAAATTATACAAGCTGGACCCTACCGACAAGAAAGCACTTAAAGAAAAACTACTGAAGATATCACATAAATGGGCACCGTACAGGACCTATGCGAGCAGATATCTGTGGGCCTGGAAAGACAGGAAATAA
- a CDS encoding M28 family peptidase, whose translation MYKVLSFATGVALCMSACQQPTKTNQPEESNTPQVTLQQVNVPVFQTDSAYDYTAKQVSFGPRIPKTPAQEKCATWLISKLKPLADTLYVQRTTVTAPKNAQLPCINIIASFNPQATQRILLLAHWDTRPHADQDAFDRTKQLDGADDGASGVAVLLEVARQLHAQKPTAGIDILLTDVEDSGVSEDENSYALGTQYWARNPHVSGYKANYGILLDMVGGRASQFFMEGGSQQYAYGPMKMFWDVANRLGYSDYFRYENIGAAITDDHVYVNTIAKIPTFDLIALQQNGNFVPHWHTSNDNMAVIDKRTLQVVGQTLLEVIYRQPFEY comes from the coding sequence ATGTACAAAGTATTAAGTTTTGCTACAGGCGTCGCATTATGTATGAGCGCGTGTCAGCAACCTACAAAAACCAACCAGCCAGAGGAGAGTAATACGCCACAGGTAACATTACAGCAGGTGAATGTACCTGTGTTCCAAACAGATAGCGCGTATGACTATACGGCGAAACAAGTAAGCTTCGGTCCCCGTATCCCAAAGACGCCGGCACAGGAAAAATGTGCCACCTGGCTGATCTCCAAGTTAAAGCCACTTGCTGACACGTTATACGTACAACGTACCACCGTAACGGCTCCTAAAAATGCGCAGCTGCCTTGTATCAATATCATCGCCAGCTTTAATCCACAGGCCACCCAGCGTATATTGCTGCTGGCTCACTGGGATACCCGTCCGCATGCCGATCAGGATGCATTTGACAGGACTAAACAGCTGGATGGTGCAGATGACGGCGCCAGCGGCGTAGCTGTATTGCTTGAAGTAGCACGCCAGCTGCATGCACAGAAACCTACTGCCGGTATTGACATTCTGCTGACTGACGTAGAAGATTCCGGCGTTAGCGAAGATGAGAACAGCTATGCACTCGGTACACAGTATTGGGCGAGAAACCCACACGTAAGTGGCTATAAAGCTAACTATGGCATTCTGCTGGACATGGTAGGTGGACGTGCTTCACAGTTCTTTATGGAGGGTGGTTCACAACAATATGCTTACGGACCGATGAAAATGTTCTGGGATGTAGCCAATCGTCTCGGTTATTCTGATTACTTCCGTTATGAGAATATCGGTGCTGCCATCACTGATGATCACGTATATGTGAATACAATCGCCAAGATCCCTACATTTGATCTCATCGCACTGCAACAGAACGGTAACTTTGTTCCTCACTGGCATACATCCAATGATAACATGGCCGTAATAGACAAACGCACATTACAGGTAGTTGGTCAAACACTCCTGGAAGTTATATACAGACAACCTTTCGAGTACTAA
- the cysS gene encoding cysteine--tRNA ligase, protein MSELKIYNSLHRQKEVFTSLYPGHVGMYVCGPTVSGESHLGHARPYITFDVVYRYFQYLGYKVRYVRNITDAGHFEEEGREAEDKIAKRAQLEKLEPMELVQKYTNLFHWAFKLFNCLEPSIEPTATGHIIEQIEMIKTIMEKGYAYEKNGSVYFDVKKYAESHEYGILSGRVLEDMLETSNRELEGQDEKINNVDFALWKNAPPEHIMRWPSPWGEGFPGWHIECSAMSSKYLGKQFDIHGGGMDLQFPHHECEIAQSEIAHGEMMARYWMHNNMITINGRKMGKAYNNTIKLTELFSGNHHLLERGYSPMTIRFFVLQTHYRSTLDFSNEALQAAEKGLHRLWGAFEVLQKLAYATKGEAINEELDKQVRQWCQECHEFIGDDFNTAKVLANLFELAPIINSIKGGQIKIHELSEDTFALLQKTWQIFLIDILGLQPETLNTDNSKLDGVIQLLMEMRKEAKARKDYAASDKIRQQLLAVGIQLKDEKDGSMTYSIQ, encoded by the coding sequence ATGTCTGAGCTTAAAATATACAATTCGCTACATCGGCAAAAGGAAGTATTCACATCTCTCTATCCCGGACATGTTGGTATGTATGTATGCGGCCCTACCGTTTCAGGGGAGTCGCACCTGGGCCACGCCCGCCCTTATATCACGTTTGACGTTGTATACAGGTACTTTCAGTATCTGGGGTACAAGGTCCGCTATGTAAGGAACATCACAGACGCAGGTCACTTCGAAGAAGAAGGCCGTGAAGCTGAAGATAAAATTGCCAAACGCGCCCAGCTGGAAAAGCTGGAGCCAATGGAACTGGTACAGAAATATACAAACCTCTTTCACTGGGCTTTCAAACTGTTCAACTGTCTGGAGCCAAGTATTGAGCCTACTGCTACTGGTCATATCATTGAGCAGATCGAAATGATCAAAACGATCATGGAAAAAGGATATGCCTATGAAAAGAACGGTTCTGTATACTTCGATGTAAAGAAATATGCAGAATCGCATGAATACGGCATTCTGAGCGGCCGCGTGCTGGAAGATATGCTCGAAACCTCCAACCGTGAACTGGAAGGACAGGATGAGAAGATCAACAATGTGGATTTTGCCCTCTGGAAAAACGCACCTCCTGAGCATATCATGCGCTGGCCGAGTCCATGGGGAGAAGGTTTCCCTGGATGGCACATCGAGTGTTCAGCTATGAGCAGCAAATACCTGGGTAAACAATTCGATATCCATGGTGGTGGTATGGACCTTCAGTTCCCGCATCACGAATGTGAGATCGCTCAAAGTGAGATCGCACATGGTGAAATGATGGCGCGCTACTGGATGCACAATAACATGATCACCATCAATGGCCGGAAAATGGGTAAGGCCTATAACAATACCATCAAACTGACAGAACTTTTCAGCGGCAATCATCACCTGCTGGAAAGAGGCTACAGCCCGATGACTATCCGTTTCTTCGTCTTACAAACACATTACCGCAGTACACTTGACTTCTCCAATGAGGCTTTACAGGCGGCTGAAAAAGGCTTACACCGTTTATGGGGAGCTTTTGAAGTATTGCAGAAGCTGGCCTATGCCACCAAGGGTGAAGCTATCAACGAAGAACTGGACAAACAGGTACGTCAATGGTGCCAGGAATGTCATGAGTTCATTGGTGATGATTTCAATACTGCAAAAGTACTGGCGAACCTGTTCGAACTGGCACCTATCATTAATTCTATTAAAGGTGGACAGATAAAGATACATGAGCTCAGCGAGGATACCTTTGCACTGCTGCAAAAAACCTGGCAGATCTTCCTGATCGACATTCTCGGTCTGCAGCCAGAAACATTGAATACTGACAACAGTAAACTGGATGGCGTTATTCAGCTGCTGATGGAAATGCGCAAGGAAGCCAAGGCCCGTAAAGACTATGCTGCTTCTGACAAGATCCGCCAGCAACTGTTAGCGGTAGGTATTCAGTTGAAAGATGAGAAAGATGGTAGTATGACCTACTCTATACAGTAA
- a CDS encoding endonuclease/exonuclease/phosphatase family protein — protein sequence MRFLRLFTKGFFLTVNTIVVLLFLVACLAPYVSPEQWWPISFITLLFPLLLLALVLFFICWLLFDYKYCLLPMMPIVIGWKSISAFIAFNYPTSVKQFANPKGSLTIMSYNVAQFGLYREKDSKYNREAMFALIKKQELDILCLQDFYTSEKKNDFNNREDISREMKLPYRFFSSDFNRDGMQHWGSIIYSRYPIIKSDKLKMSYGPRSESLIYADIVKNKDTFRIINMHLASYRFNERDYRSIEKIKKQEDTGLVATRNIVQKMRDAYVDRSKQADIVAAFIRTCPYPVIVCGDFNDTPASYTYFTIRGPLQDAFLRKGSGIGRTFAGLAPTLRIDYIFPDKTFKVNSFRKINSGLSDHYPVIANLSAVR from the coding sequence TTGAGATTTCTGAGGTTATTCACAAAAGGTTTCTTTTTAACGGTGAACACTATTGTGGTGCTGCTGTTCCTGGTGGCTTGCCTGGCTCCCTACGTTTCACCGGAGCAATGGTGGCCTATTAGTTTTATCACATTGCTGTTCCCATTACTGCTGCTGGCATTAGTGCTATTCTTCATTTGCTGGCTGCTGTTTGATTATAAGTACTGCCTGCTGCCTATGATGCCTATCGTCATTGGCTGGAAATCTATTTCTGCTTTCATTGCCTTCAACTACCCTACTTCAGTAAAACAGTTTGCTAATCCGAAAGGCAGTCTGACCATCATGAGCTACAACGTCGCTCAGTTCGGCCTATACCGCGAAAAAGACAGCAAATACAACAGGGAAGCCATGTTTGCCCTGATCAAAAAACAGGAGCTGGATATTCTGTGCCTGCAGGACTTTTATACCTCGGAAAAGAAAAACGACTTCAATAACCGGGAAGATATTTCCCGGGAAATGAAACTACCATACCGCTTCTTCTCCAGTGATTTTAACCGTGACGGTATGCAGCACTGGGGTTCTATTATCTATTCCCGCTATCCGATCATTAAGTCCGACAAGCTGAAAATGTCTTACGGCCCCCGCAGTGAGAGCCTGATCTATGCTGATATTGTGAAGAATAAGGATACTTTCCGGATCATCAATATGCACCTGGCATCTTACCGGTTCAATGAAAGGGACTATCGTTCTATCGAGAAGATCAAAAAACAGGAAGATACGGGGCTGGTGGCTACACGCAATATTGTGCAGAAAATGCGCGACGCCTATGTGGACCGCAGTAAACAGGCTGATATTGTGGCGGCATTTATCAGGACATGTCCTTACCCGGTGATCGTATGTGGCGACTTTAACGACACACCGGCCTCCTATACCTACTTCACCATCCGGGGCCCGCTTCAGGATGCTTTTCTCAGGAAAGGCAGCGGTATCGGAAGGACCTTTGCCGGACTGGCGCCGACCTTACGGATAGACTACATTTTCCCTGATAAGACGTTCAAAGTCAATTCATTCCGCAAGATCAACTCTGGCCTGTCCGACCACTACCCTGTAATAGCTAATCTAAGTGCTGTGCGGTAA
- a CDS encoding endonuclease/exonuclease/phosphatase family protein, translating to MLFVSKLLPRFLLLCNLLITISLVLSAWLPYLNPQQYWLSGFAGLAFLICWGFNFLFIIPWLILRKRYYWISLAGIVLSMNALRTSVAVNLPDTYNTSMRPDGHFTLMTFNTSNMGLDEYREDRLLQSSIYDMLREASPDILCMQEFYTNLQPGFTNHIDSISRTLRYPYHYFTNDMSHWDYWHYGIVLFSRFPIVRASTIPCGYSTAGSGSSFLQADLLIKNDTVRVLTVQLQSYMFRGKDYELLEGRKGSFSTIRNLASRMKHTIHKRAAQSRKMASLIAASPYRMIACGDFNDTPVSYTYNTVSANMQDAFLHRGFGIGRTLSFLAPTLRIDYLLVQPSIRIDRYSTFHRKGFQHFPIMASLAL from the coding sequence GTGCTGTTTGTATCCAAACTCTTACCCCGATTCCTATTACTATGTAATCTGCTGATCACGATCAGCCTGGTACTGTCAGCCTGGTTGCCTTATCTCAATCCGCAACAATACTGGCTCAGCGGCTTTGCCGGACTGGCATTCCTCATCTGCTGGGGGTTTAATTTCCTGTTCATCATACCCTGGCTGATCCTGCGGAAACGTTACTACTGGATATCCCTGGCCGGCATTGTATTATCTATGAATGCCCTGCGTACAAGTGTTGCGGTGAATTTACCGGACACTTACAATACGAGCATGCGACCGGACGGACATTTCACCCTCATGACGTTCAATACCAGTAATATGGGACTCGACGAGTACCGGGAAGACCGCCTGCTCCAAAGCTCCATCTACGATATGTTACGGGAGGCATCTCCCGACATACTATGCATGCAGGAATTTTACACCAACCTCCAGCCCGGGTTCACCAATCACATAGATTCCATCTCCCGCACCCTGCGTTATCCTTATCACTATTTTACCAACGACATGAGCCACTGGGACTATTGGCACTATGGCATCGTGCTGTTTTCCCGTTTCCCCATTGTGAGAGCCAGCACTATCCCGTGTGGATATAGCACCGCTGGCAGTGGTAGCAGTTTTCTCCAGGCAGATCTGCTAATAAAGAATGACACCGTACGCGTCCTGACCGTACAACTGCAATCCTACATGTTCAGGGGAAAAGACTACGAACTGCTGGAAGGCAGGAAGGGCTCTTTCAGTACCATTCGCAACCTGGCTTCCAGGATGAAACATACCATCCACAAAAGAGCCGCCCAGTCAAGGAAAATGGCATCACTGATTGCGGCAAGCCCGTACAGGATGATTGCGTGCGGCGATTTTAATGACACACCTGTTTCCTATACATACAATACAGTCAGCGCTAACATGCAGGACGCATTTCTACACAGGGGGTTCGGCATCGGACGGACTTTATCGTTCCTTGCGCCTACGCTGCGCATAGATTATCTACTGGTGCAGCCGTCCATAAGGATCGATCGTTACAGTACATTCCACAGAAAGGGTTTTCAACATTTTCCGATCATGGCTAGCTTAGCATTATAA
- a CDS encoding rhomboid family intramembrane serine protease produces MMHIEEKKGTPLSLGEGNNMMTKILLVNITVFILLFFTEIIYGIEGNKPERFINDVLSQVLLPSTIHGLLQHPWTIVTSMFTHNSFWMITSNMIWLACFGTMLQQHAGPQRVLPLYLLSGLVGAICYILGMQLIPSFRELQPAATMTGASASIMALAIGATVVAPGYRLLPNLPIPFWIITLIFLVVNVVTHVITSHDLTIVPALIGGGLTGFFYMSQWKKGHDLGAGFNKITYKITHMFHPKSNLHVVK; encoded by the coding sequence ATGATGCATATTGAGGAAAAAAAAGGAACGCCTTTATCCCTTGGAGAAGGAAATAATATGATGACCAAGATCCTGCTGGTTAACATTACCGTATTCATCCTGCTGTTTTTCACAGAAATTATCTACGGCATTGAGGGCAATAAGCCGGAACGCTTCATCAATGACGTGCTGTCCCAGGTATTGCTGCCATCGACCATACACGGATTATTACAGCATCCATGGACGATCGTAACCTCCATGTTCACACACAACAGTTTCTGGATGATCACCAGTAATATGATCTGGCTCGCCTGTTTCGGTACCATGCTGCAGCAACATGCAGGGCCACAGCGTGTCTTACCGCTCTACCTACTGAGTGGCCTGGTGGGCGCTATTTGTTACATTCTGGGTATGCAACTGATCCCGTCCTTCCGTGAACTGCAACCTGCTGCAACTATGACTGGCGCCTCCGCATCCATCATGGCCCTGGCTATCGGTGCTACCGTAGTAGCTCCTGGTTACCGCTTACTGCCTAACCTGCCCATTCCATTCTGGATCATCACCCTGATATTCCTGGTGGTGAACGTTGTTACGCATGTCATCACCAGTCATGATCTGACAATTGTGCCGGCCCTGATCGGCGGCGGTCTGACCGGCTTCTTTTATATGTCTCAATGGAAGAAAGGACATGATCTGGGCGCCGGATTTAACAAGATCACCTACAAGATCACTCATATGTTCCATCCTAAGTCCAATCTGCACGTAGTAAAATAG
- a CDS encoding rhomboid family intramembrane serine protease, producing MSEFRPGRFEILPTVIKNLLIINALVFLAQSTIGKGTGEENVIDNIFALHYWGSDLFRPHQLVTHLFMHGSFGHLFSNMFSLWMFGSILENIWGPKRFLIFYMVCGLGAALCHMGVLTWENVRLAHDAKEFLSHPTVENFRLLDGRYDLDSGSFRVEGLRYQLYSTPNDPNVIYDAKVFISQFVQAYRNTVTVGASGAVFGLLFAFGYLFPNSLLYLYFFFPIKAKYFVGAYIIFELFAGIQNSAGDNVAHFAHLGGVLFSYILLKVWSKNNRRHFY from the coding sequence ATGAGTGAATTCAGGCCTGGCAGATTTGAAATACTTCCTACGGTGATCAAAAACCTACTGATCATCAATGCGCTTGTATTCCTGGCACAGAGCACCATCGGCAAGGGTACAGGCGAAGAAAACGTGATTGACAATATATTTGCCCTGCACTACTGGGGATCTGATCTTTTCAGACCACATCAGCTGGTGACGCACCTCTTTATGCATGGCTCTTTCGGACACCTCTTTTCGAACATGTTCTCCCTCTGGATGTTTGGCTCTATCCTGGAGAATATCTGGGGGCCAAAACGCTTCCTGATCTTTTATATGGTCTGTGGCTTGGGTGCTGCGCTATGCCATATGGGCGTACTCACATGGGAGAATGTCCGTTTGGCGCATGATGCCAAGGAATTCCTCAGCCATCCGACAGTTGAAAACTTCAGACTGCTTGATGGCCGTTATGATCTGGATTCAGGTTCATTCCGTGTAGAAGGACTGAGATATCAGCTCTACAGTACACCCAATGATCCGAATGTTATTTATGATGCTAAAGTATTCATCTCCCAGTTTGTCCAGGCTTATCGTAACACCGTTACGGTAGGTGCTTCCGGCGCTGTATTCGGACTACTGTTTGCATTCGGGTATCTGTTTCCAAACAGTCTTCTTTACCTTTATTTCTTCTTTCCGATCAAAGCAAAATACTTTGTCGGCGCGTATATAATATTTGAACTGTTTGCTGGTATACAGAATTCAGCTGGCGATAACGTAGCTCACTTTGCCCACCTTGGGGGAGTGCTCTTCAGTTACATTCTGCTGAAGGTCTGGAGTAAAAACAATCGCCGTCATTTTTATTAA